A DNA window from Paenibacillus andongensis contains the following coding sequences:
- a CDS encoding ABC transporter ATP-binding protein, which yields MKLEVKNVTKTYKAKTAVKDFSMLLQSGECVGLIGPNGAGKSTLIQVISDIIHPTMGEVLLNGKKISQMKKEIGYLPQYPNFYHWMTAQETLAFMGELSGLSKEELTKAIPEILSKVGLSGEENSKVGTFSGGMKQRLGIAQALLHKPSLIVMDEPVSALDPIGRREVLNLIGEIKRDTTILLSTHILSDAEEICERFIIIKNGQKIEDTTISNLLNRNSENKMLIEVTSIDQEWMEVLKNLNYVKNVEAVGNKIKIEVEHIGLNKDLLLRSALEHQVDLVKFEINNDTLEEIFMKMVVEK from the coding sequence ATGAAATTAGAAGTTAAAAATGTTACTAAAACATATAAAGCAAAAACAGCTGTAAAAGACTTTTCAATGCTTCTGCAATCTGGAGAATGCGTGGGATTAATAGGGCCGAATGGGGCTGGTAAATCGACACTCATCCAAGTTATTTCAGATATTATTCATCCTACAATGGGAGAAGTATTGCTTAACGGGAAGAAAATTTCGCAAATGAAAAAGGAAATTGGCTACTTGCCACAGTACCCTAACTTTTATCATTGGATGACTGCACAAGAAACTCTTGCTTTCATGGGGGAACTATCAGGATTAAGCAAAGAAGAATTGACGAAGGCGATCCCAGAGATATTATCAAAAGTAGGGTTAAGCGGAGAAGAGAATTCAAAAGTAGGAACATTTTCAGGTGGAATGAAACAGAGACTTGGCATTGCACAGGCGTTGTTACACAAACCATCATTGATTGTCATGGATGAGCCGGTATCGGCATTAGACCCAATTGGTCGAAGAGAAGTACTGAATCTAATCGGAGAAATCAAGAGAGATACGACAATATTATTGTCGACGCATATATTAAGTGATGCAGAAGAAATATGTGAAAGGTTCATAATAATCAAAAATGGGCAAAAAATTGAAGATACAACCATCTCCAACTTGTTAAACCGTAATAGCGAAAATAAAATGCTTATTGAGGTTACTTCTATCGATCAAGAATGGATGGAAGTTTTGAAAAATTTGAACTATGTAAAGAATGTAGAAGCAGTAGGAAATAAAATAAAAATAGAAGTTGAACACATAGGCTTGAACAAGGATTTGTTACTAAGAAGTGCCTTGGAACATCAGGTTGACCTCGTAAAGTTTGAAATCAATAACGATACATTAGAAGAGATATTCATGAAAATGGTGGTAGAAAAATGA
- a CDS encoding PLD nuclease N-terminal domain-containing protein gives MQMHYGWNELKEFDFMSLLPVILPVLAVGLILILIALMDLYKNRKTRKNVLLWSLLIIFLNMFGPILYFVIGRKDRERT, from the coding sequence TTGCAAATGCATTACGGGTGGAACGAATTAAAAGAGTTTGATTTCATGTCTTTGTTGCCGGTAATTTTACCGGTCTTAGCTGTAGGATTGATTTTGATCCTAATCGCATTAATGGATTTATACAAGAACAGAAAAACGAGGAAAAATGTTTTGCTATGGAGCCTCCTTATTATTTTTCTAAATATGTTTGGTCCAATTCTATACTTTGTTATTGGCAGAAAGGACCGTGAAAGAACATGA
- a CDS encoding helix-turn-helix domain-containing protein, with protein MVNKAEIILHPVRMKISQALMRNKENGLTSLEMVKIIKDVPQATLYRHIQVLLDAGIIRILKEKKVRSISEKYYTLNEEEARLSAAEWKKSSMKDKLNYVSHYQLSLMTQYQNYLDKLEEQESSDDGSTFSLVELKLDDANFIKFQNELNELMIKYYNTTNNINDLDAPIRTIAFTIIPES; from the coding sequence ATGGTTAATAAAGCTGAAATTATCCTGCACCCCGTAAGGATGAAGATTTCTCAAGCTTTGATGAGAAACAAAGAAAATGGACTTACTTCACTCGAAATGGTAAAAATCATAAAAGATGTGCCTCAGGCAACGCTATATAGACATATTCAAGTTTTGTTAGATGCTGGAATTATCCGCATTTTGAAAGAAAAAAAAGTGAGATCCATTTCCGAAAAATACTACACTTTAAATGAAGAAGAAGCCCGACTTAGTGCAGCTGAGTGGAAAAAATCTTCTATGAAGGACAAGCTGAATTATGTTTCGCATTACCAATTATCGCTTATGACGCAATATCAAAATTATCTTGACAAATTAGAAGAACAAGAAAGCTCTGATGATGGTTCTACTTTTTCACTTGTAGAATTAAAGCTTGATGATGCAAATTTTATCAAGTTTCAAAATGAATTAAACGAGCTAATGATAAAATACTACAACACGACTAACAACATTAATGATCTGGATGCACCCATTCGAACGATTGCCTTTACCATTATTCCAGAATCCTAA
- a CDS encoding formylglycine-generating enzyme family protein, whose translation MVKVPGGEIDLRDDRTTSKWKVDILPFLLAQYPVTKQLYDAISQKSVISYDGDQHPVVNISWNDAISFCNLLSQNVGLKECYSISNDGETIICDWESDGYRLPSEAEWQYACKAGTAGYRYGELDKIAWYHENSAGTTHEVGGKEPNAWGLHDMLGNVWEWCWDLYDQNVYGSYRIFRGGSWAEEARGCGATCRRRSHPTFAIDDLGFRLARSM comes from the coding sequence ATGGTAAAAGTTCCTGGTGGAGAAATAGATCTAAGGGACGATCGAACAACATCGAAATGGAAGGTTGACATACTACCGTTTCTTCTTGCCCAGTATCCAGTCACTAAGCAACTTTATGATGCCATTTCACAAAAATCAGTTATTTCATATGACGGAGATCAACATCCGGTTGTGAATATATCATGGAATGATGCGATTTCTTTTTGTAATCTACTTTCTCAGAATGTTGGTTTGAAGGAATGTTATTCAATAAGTAATGATGGTGAAACTATCATCTGTGATTGGGAATCAGACGGCTATCGCCTCCCTTCCGAGGCGGAATGGCAGTACGCATGTAAAGCAGGAACTGCAGGATATAGATACGGAGAGCTTGATAAGATTGCCTGGTATCATGAAAATTCAGCTGGCACTACTCATGAAGTAGGAGGAAAGGAACCGAATGCATGGGGGCTGCATGATATGTTAGGGAATGTTTGGGAGTGGTGCTGGGATTTATATGATCAGAACGTATACGGCTCTTACCGAATTTTCCGCGGTGGCAGCTGGGCTGAAGAGGCCAGAGGTTGTGGGGCTACGTGTCGTCGTCGCAGTCACCCGACATTTGCCATCGATGACCTTGGATTTCGACTTGCAAGATCTATGTAA
- a CDS encoding DUF4180 domain-containing protein → MKIITIKKNDVEIAVVESNEILITDVQSALDLMATVRYEADCDRIILNSSALSEDFFELKTRLAGEILQKYMNYRVKVAIVGDFSIYSSESLKDFIYECNKGKDIFFLSNEEQAMDKLSSS, encoded by the coding sequence ATGAAGATAATTACAATCAAAAAGAACGATGTAGAAATTGCCGTCGTTGAAAGCAACGAAATATTGATAACGGATGTTCAGTCGGCTTTAGATCTAATGGCAACTGTACGATATGAAGCAGATTGTGACCGTATAATTTTAAATAGCTCGGCATTAAGTGAGGACTTTTTCGAATTAAAAACACGGCTTGCAGGAGAAATATTACAAAAATATATGAATTATCGAGTGAAAGTTGCAATCGTTGGTGATTTTTCTATCTATTCAAGTGAAAGCTTGAAGGATTTCATCTATGAGTGTAACAAAGGGAAGGATATCTTTTTCTTGTCAAACGAAGAACAAGCTATGGATAAATTGAGCAGCAGTTAA
- a CDS encoding TetR/AcrR family transcriptional regulator, whose protein sequence is MPKVGMEPKRRADVINATLMCMSKHGIDGMTLDKVAEYADCSKGVVTYYFKNKDSLIIEAFKSFLAYYGLKIQSEIQKTMAAEEMIDVTLKHILPPYSDDKQKTLNVSELDGIERMFIPHEDQAKLFLQFFSKAVLDHNLQDVVSKSYMKDLHGIARIYEYGNMSGQMKVDDSSSAAYGLLAMVVGLSFFRVANIPTLNNEDNRYICEDYVRRLIKG, encoded by the coding sequence ATGCCTAAAGTAGGAATGGAGCCAAAGCGTCGAGCAGATGTCATTAACGCTACACTAATGTGTATGAGCAAACACGGGATTGATGGCATGACGCTGGATAAGGTCGCTGAGTATGCGGACTGTTCAAAGGGCGTTGTCACTTATTATTTTAAGAATAAAGATAGCTTGATCATTGAAGCTTTCAAGTCTTTCTTAGCCTATTATGGTTTGAAAATCCAGTCAGAAATTCAGAAAACAATGGCAGCAGAGGAAATGATCGATGTCACGCTTAAGCACATCCTGCCGCCATATAGCGATGATAAGCAAAAGACTCTCAATGTTTCGGAACTTGATGGGATTGAGAGAATGTTTATCCCACATGAAGATCAAGCCAAGCTGTTTCTTCAGTTCTTTTCCAAAGCCGTATTGGATCACAATTTACAAGATGTAGTATCCAAGAGCTATATGAAAGATCTTCACGGCATTGCGAGGATCTATGAGTACGGCAATATGTCAGGGCAAATGAAGGTGGACGATTCTAGTAGTGCCGCTTACGGCCTTTTGGCGATGGTGGTTGGACTAAGCTTCTTTAGAGTAGCGAATATTCCTACATTGAATAATGAAGATAATCGGTATATCTGTGAGGATTATGTCAGAAGATTAATTAAAGGTTGA
- a CDS encoding fructose bisphosphate aldolase: protein MNSVQLNRIHTGKGFIAALDQSGGSTPKALLQYGIKENSYSNEEEMYALVHEMRTRIIKSSAFDSQYILGAILFENTMDRSIDGQFTADYLWEKKGVVPFLKVDKGLADLENGVQLMKPFSGLDDLLKRAVERNIFGTKMRSLIKEANPAGIKQVVEQQFAIGNQIAQMGLVPIIEPEVDIHSADKGASEKLLKVEIFDQLSKLGKDVKVMLKLSIPTENNFYSDLMEDPHVVRVVALSGGYTQAEANEKLAHNHGLIASFSRALSQGLTAEQTDDEFNTMLSKTIRDIYEASIT from the coding sequence ATGAATTCAGTGCAATTGAATCGTATCCATACAGGAAAAGGCTTTATAGCAGCCTTGGACCAAAGCGGCGGAAGTACTCCAAAGGCTTTGCTTCAGTATGGCATTAAGGAAAACAGCTATTCCAATGAAGAAGAGATGTATGCATTAGTGCATGAGATGAGAACGCGTATTATTAAGAGTTCCGCGTTTGATTCCCAGTACATTTTAGGTGCGATTTTATTTGAGAACACAATGGATCGTTCCATTGACGGGCAATTTACAGCCGATTATCTTTGGGAGAAGAAAGGCGTTGTGCCGTTTCTAAAAGTCGATAAAGGGCTCGCCGATCTTGAAAATGGGGTTCAGCTCATGAAGCCCTTTTCAGGTTTAGACGACCTTCTGAAGCGAGCGGTTGAGCGAAACATCTTCGGAACGAAAATGCGCTCGCTTATTAAGGAAGCCAATCCTGCCGGAATCAAACAAGTCGTTGAGCAACAGTTTGCCATCGGTAACCAAATCGCTCAGATGGGGCTGGTTCCGATTATCGAACCGGAAGTTGATATCCACAGCGCTGATAAGGGAGCATCTGAGAAACTATTAAAAGTTGAGATTTTCGATCAATTATCCAAACTTGGCAAAGACGTAAAAGTCATGTTAAAACTCTCCATACCGACGGAAAACAATTTCTACAGCGATTTAATGGAGGATCCGCATGTAGTTCGGGTAGTCGCTTTATCAGGCGGCTACACGCAAGCGGAAGCAAACGAAAAACTGGCTCATAATCATGGATTGATCGCCAGTTTCTCACGAGCCTTATCACAGGGACTTACCGCCGAGCAAACAGACGATGAATTCAACACGATGCTGTCCAAAACCATTCGTGACATTTATGAAGCCTCCATCACTTAA
- a CDS encoding GIY-YIG nuclease family protein, with product MDKNKRKELQEEYKQIKTYMGAIQITNKVNGKIYVDSYPNLKNKWMTLQMQLDAGRFANAQLQKDWKELGSETFTYEVLEEKEADGVIDVRWEVKQMEKRWLEKLQPYEDRGYNRARS from the coding sequence ATGGACAAGAACAAACGCAAGGAGCTTCAGGAGGAATACAAGCAGATTAAGACCTACATGGGTGCAATACAGATAACGAACAAGGTCAATGGCAAAATTTACGTAGATAGCTATCCTAACCTGAAAAACAAATGGATGACCTTACAGATGCAACTGGACGCGGGAAGATTCGCAAATGCCCAATTACAAAAGGACTGGAAAGAACTGGGGAGCGAAACTTTCACCTATGAGGTGCTTGAGGAGAAGGAAGCTGACGGAGTTATTGATGTGCGCTGGGAGGTTAAGCAAATGGAAAAGCGGTGGCTGGAGAAATTGCAGCCTTACGAGGATAGAGGATATAATAGAGCGCGATCATGA
- a CDS encoding vWA domain-containing protein has translation MSDEAKQKDRDFRKKLNRDAREVVSDSIHKRVKLIVHRPDYTFENQQEYVSLSMELMPVVREIARKTLPLLEHETSSEFARNQYYGSKFQADSVAYRDFRYFAKKRPPTDSPSLVVGLRVDESASMSAFGRLEAAKRAVIAVYEFCQICHIPILIYGDTADASKLEQMSIYAYTDFDHTDTNDRFRLMGIRARSNNRDGMSLRIMADRIAGSPGQTKLLISLSDGQPKAMDDYTGNYAIKDMQQTIAEYERKGITFLAAAIGQDKDVINEIYGNEKFLDITNLSELPAKLVRIIARYL, from the coding sequence ATGTCAGACGAAGCGAAACAAAAAGATCGAGATTTCCGTAAAAAACTGAATCGCGACGCAAGGGAGGTTGTGTCCGATTCTATTCATAAAAGGGTTAAACTTATTGTTCACCGTCCGGATTATACGTTTGAAAACCAACAGGAATATGTCAGTCTAAGTATGGAACTCATGCCTGTCGTACGGGAAATTGCCAGAAAGACACTTCCTCTTTTAGAACATGAGACATCTTCTGAATTTGCGAGGAATCAATATTATGGCAGTAAATTTCAAGCGGATAGCGTTGCTTATCGGGATTTTAGATATTTTGCCAAGAAACGTCCTCCTACAGATTCCCCTTCCTTAGTGGTCGGTCTAAGGGTTGATGAGTCAGCATCCATGTCAGCGTTTGGGAGATTAGAAGCTGCAAAGCGTGCCGTGATTGCCGTCTATGAGTTTTGTCAAATTTGTCATATTCCCATTTTGATTTACGGGGATACTGCGGATGCTTCCAAGTTGGAGCAAATGTCGATTTATGCTTATACCGATTTTGATCATACAGATACCAATGATCGATTCAGACTTATGGGGATTCGTGCTAGAAGTAATAATCGTGATGGGATGTCTCTTAGAATTATGGCAGACCGAATAGCCGGTTCACCTGGGCAAACAAAATTATTGATCAGCCTAAGTGATGGGCAACCCAAAGCCATGGATGATTATACCGGAAATTATGCAATCAAAGACATGCAGCAAACCATAGCCGAGTATGAACGGAAAGGAATTACATTTCTTGCAGCGGCAATAGGCCAGGACAAGGATGTGATTAATGAAATCTATGGGAATGAGAAATTTTTGGATATAACGAATCTATCAGAGCTGCCTGCAAAGTTGGTTCGGATTATCGCTCGGTATTTGTAA
- a CDS encoding AAA family ATPase → MNNQDEYKLSPTRQLTEIEEGLIWKKPLSHKVSEEELRICKEIKRNWHRGEMKIANILLEGDAGSGKTQLAKALSAEFGLPYTKVTCFADMDKSDVIGAILPVISSERLEKMEPAEQNTEDEEIEYRFYPSEIVRAYQKGYLLEIQEPTVIRDAAVLMALNSALELDGSINLPTEIIRRHPDFIAVITTNRSYAGTRPLNEALRDRVQHTEKMDLPTKEIMIERAMSKTGFTDEKVLDVLAEIIMILDKTARANAIKGVAGMRSFFYWADAVAGGASPKESLYHKVIYKITTDSEEIKLLEEALKSHGLLAGLDQVEIELKKKEFLMK, encoded by the coding sequence ATGAACAATCAGGATGAATATAAATTGTCGCCAACAAGGCAACTGACGGAGATAGAAGAAGGACTTATTTGGAAAAAGCCGTTATCTCATAAGGTAAGTGAAGAAGAATTGCGTATTTGTAAAGAAATAAAGCGCAACTGGCATCGCGGGGAGATGAAAATCGCCAATATTTTGTTAGAAGGTGACGCCGGTTCCGGTAAAACACAACTTGCCAAAGCATTGTCGGCGGAATTCGGGCTGCCTTATACGAAAGTGACTTGTTTCGCTGATATGGATAAATCAGACGTTATTGGCGCTATTTTGCCGGTCATTTCATCTGAGCGTTTAGAAAAGATGGAGCCTGCGGAGCAAAATACCGAGGACGAAGAGATTGAGTATCGTTTTTACCCCTCCGAAATCGTCAGAGCCTATCAAAAAGGATATCTTCTAGAAATTCAAGAACCCACTGTTATCCGGGATGCCGCAGTATTAATGGCACTTAACTCTGCCTTAGAGCTGGATGGCAGCATTAATCTTCCCACTGAAATCATACGCAGACACCCGGATTTCATAGCGGTCATCACAACAAACCGCAGTTATGCAGGGACAAGACCGCTAAATGAAGCACTGCGTGACAGAGTTCAGCATACAGAGAAGATGGATCTCCCAACCAAAGAAATCATGATTGAACGGGCAATGTCCAAAACCGGTTTTACCGATGAAAAGGTGTTGGATGTTTTGGCAGAGATCATTATGATCTTGGACAAAACAGCCCGTGCCAATGCAATAAAAGGAGTGGCGGGCATGCGTTCATTTTTCTATTGGGCGGATGCGGTTGCCGGAGGTGCTTCACCAAAAGAATCCCTTTATCATAAAGTCATCTACAAGATAACAACCGATTCCGAAGAAATTAAACTATTGGAAGAAGCACTGAAAAGCCATGGTTTATTAGCGGGATTAGATCAAGTTGAGATTGAATTAAAAAAAAAAGAATTTTTGATGAAGTAG
- a CDS encoding DUF6530 family protein, which yields MKIPTTLKHKPVIVSENYEQVDGRYARNTDAKGLSLGLAQWNDRGKVDISAKVWRYTGEKWSRQSEELPMHRVLDLAILICRSNLYFQDAYRFPKMYDPDNTMIDRIGLQGDAMSVSVCAENPMIDNDIKLFAQALSDDGEMIGERLRVLSSLLKEMGY from the coding sequence ATGAAAATACCAACTACTTTAAAACATAAGCCAGTTATTGTTTCAGAAAACTATGAGCAGGTTGACGGCCGGTACGCCCGAAATACGGATGCAAAAGGTCTGTCCCTAGGATTGGCCCAATGGAATGATAGGGGAAAGGTCGATATCTCAGCAAAAGTATGGAGATACACAGGGGAAAAATGGTCAAGGCAGTCGGAAGAGTTGCCTATGCACCGTGTTCTTGACCTTGCCATTTTGATTTGCAGAAGCAACTTATATTTTCAGGACGCGTATCGTTTCCCGAAAATGTATGACCCTGATAACACGATGATTGACCGCATTGGGCTGCAAGGGGATGCGATGAGTGTGTCCGTGTGTGCAGAAAATCCCATGATCGATAATGATATTAAGCTGTTTGCTCAAGCTCTTAGTGATGATGGCGAAATGATTGGCGAACGCCTTCGTGTCTTATCCAGTCTTCTGAAAGAGATGGGGTATTAA
- a CDS encoding zinc-binding dehydrogenase, giving the protein MDRVFPFERAVDALHYLAKGSHFGKICIKF; this is encoded by the coding sequence ATTGACCGTGTGTTCCCATTCGAACGTGCAGTCGATGCGCTGCATTACTTAGCGAAGGGATCGCATTTTGGAAAGATTTGCATCAAGTTCTAA
- a CDS encoding rhodanese-like domain-containing protein, translating to MAKTFKDMVTEARENVPGISSKEAREKMNANPETLVIDVQDAADAGACGLIPSSVNISLGMLPIRADLGVPERLRDERLSDRNRPILVTCGAGGQASLGAYLLKQMGFQDVAYIDGGTAAWKDAGFDVE from the coding sequence ATGGCAAAAACCTTTAAAGACATGGTAACTGAAGCTCGCGAGAATGTGCCTGGAATTTCCTCTAAGGAAGCAAGAGAAAAAATGAATGCTAATCCTGAGACTTTGGTCATTGATGTCCAGGATGCCGCGGATGCAGGAGCATGCGGACTTATTCCAAGCAGTGTAAACATTTCCTTAGGTATGCTGCCAATTCGAGCGGATTTAGGCGTGCCTGAGCGGCTGCGTGACGAGCGGCTTTCCGATAGGAACCGCCCCATCTTGGTTACATGCGGAGCAGGCGGACAAGCTTCCTTAGGAGCCTACTTGCTGAAACAAATGGGCTTTCAAGACGTGGCTTATATCGATGGTGGTACTGCCGCTTGGAAAGATGCGGGTTTTGATGTTGAATAA
- a CDS encoding DinB family protein: protein MNESNKAFGEALVKSLVGERGHIPITRALRDITAELAGTSTAGAPYTIYQLLKHMSYWQVFLLAYLEGGKPELPSHVMDSWPSAASPESEEEWETIVQNFLQGIERACEIARTSQLDETLEKFPTETKAGILRNIASHNSYHLGEIVLLRRMNGAWPPPGGGYPA, encoded by the coding sequence ATGAATGAATCCAATAAAGCATTTGGTGAAGCACTTGTGAAATCATTAGTAGGAGAACGAGGGCATATTCCGATAACCAGAGCACTGCGCGATATTACTGCTGAACTTGCAGGTACTAGCACCGCGGGTGCGCCATACACCATATATCAGTTGTTGAAGCATATGAGCTACTGGCAGGTATTTTTGTTGGCTTACCTTGAGGGTGGCAAGCCCGAATTGCCTTCGCATGTTATGGACAGTTGGCCTAGCGCAGCAAGTCCTGAGAGTGAAGAGGAATGGGAGACGATCGTTCAAAATTTTCTACAAGGGATTGAGAGAGCTTGTGAGATTGCTCGAACATCACAACTAGATGAAACTCTTGAAAAGTTTCCGACGGAGACGAAAGCAGGGATTTTGCGCAACATTGCCTCTCACAATTCCTATCACTTGGGAGAAATCGTTTTGCTCCGCCGAATGAATGGAGCTTGGCCGCCACCTGGCGGAGGTTACCCCGCATAA
- a CDS encoding VOC family protein gives MAIDVYLNFNGNTREVIEFYAEVFGLDKPQIMTFGDTPPDPSYPLPEEAKHLVMHARLSISGSTVMFSDVFPGMPYIAGNNISLSLVSKDIDEVKSAFHKLKEGGKVGMELQETFWSKCYGNLEDKFGIQWQFNYDNGETVY, from the coding sequence ATGGCTATTGATGTATATCTTAATTTTAACGGAAACACTCGTGAAGTTATTGAGTTTTACGCAGAAGTATTTGGACTAGACAAGCCACAAATCATGACCTTTGGAGATACACCACCCGACCCATCCTATCCTCTTCCTGAGGAAGCCAAACATTTAGTTATGCATGCACGCTTAAGCATTTCTGGAAGTACAGTTATGTTCTCCGATGTTTTCCCGGGCATGCCTTACATTGCCGGTAACAACATTAGCCTTTCCTTAGTGAGCAAAGATATCGATGAAGTGAAGTCAGCTTTTCATAAGTTGAAAGAAGGCGGCAAAGTAGGCATGGAGCTTCAAGAAACTTTCTGGAGCAAATGCTATGGCAACCTAGAAGATAAATTCGGCATTCAATGGCAGTTTAACTACGACAATGGTGAAACGGTTTATTAA
- the cls gene encoding cardiolipin synthase has product MDWLSHVLTVVFVINILLAITVVFLERRNVAATWSWLMVLLFIPILGFLLYVMLGQNLSRRKLYKWNRRMLERVQTVISEQREQLIDGTLPYIDPMVSQYRDLIYLNVATNDAFLTQDNGVHIFTDGVAKFNDLLTKIEAAESHIHMQYYIVKNDSLGHKIMEALTRKAEQGVHVKFLYDDIGSRSLKDSFFRDFLKAGGQKAAFFPSRIPFLNYRVNYRNHRKLVIIDGQIGYIGGFNVGNEYLGLDPRFGYWRDTHLRLTGSVVRALQSRFILDWNLASVHQMEVAPEYFPETMVEANSLEHVPMQIVASGPNEAWPHFVFTFLKMIHMAKCRILLQTPYFIPEESMLNALRIAALSGIDVRIMIPEKADHMFVHWASLYYVGELLRAGVKCYLYDQGFLHAKTIIVDGQVASVGTANFDIRSLRLNFETNALMYHAETAKKLENTFWKDMDGCMELTLEEYDKRSLRIRFLESVSKLVSPIL; this is encoded by the coding sequence ATGGACTGGCTATCACATGTACTAACTGTCGTCTTTGTGATCAATATTTTACTTGCCATAACGGTTGTGTTCTTAGAACGTCGAAACGTGGCGGCAACCTGGTCATGGCTTATGGTGCTCTTATTCATTCCGATCCTCGGATTCCTACTCTACGTGATGCTTGGACAAAATTTAAGCCGCAGAAAACTGTATAAATGGAATCGCCGCATGCTAGAAAGAGTGCAAACCGTCATTTCAGAGCAGCGAGAACAGCTAATCGACGGGACGCTGCCCTATATTGATCCGATGGTAAGTCAGTACCGAGATTTGATTTATTTGAATGTCGCAACGAATGATGCGTTCCTCACGCAGGATAATGGTGTACATATTTTCACAGACGGTGTTGCTAAATTCAATGATTTACTGACGAAAATTGAAGCTGCGGAGTCCCATATACATATGCAGTATTATATCGTTAAGAATGATTCGTTGGGTCACAAGATCATGGAAGCTCTCACGAGGAAAGCGGAGCAGGGGGTCCACGTTAAATTCTTATATGACGATATTGGCTCAAGGTCGTTGAAGGATTCCTTTTTTCGAGATTTCCTTAAGGCTGGCGGGCAAAAAGCGGCATTTTTCCCATCACGAATTCCATTTCTGAACTATCGGGTAAATTATCGCAATCATCGTAAATTGGTTATTATTGATGGTCAGATTGGGTACATAGGCGGATTCAATGTCGGTAATGAATATCTGGGTTTAGATCCGCGATTTGGGTACTGGCGGGATACACACCTTCGTTTGACCGGAAGCGTCGTTCGCGCTTTGCAGTCGAGATTTATTCTGGACTGGAACTTAGCATCCGTGCATCAAATGGAAGTTGCGCCTGAGTATTTTCCCGAAACTATGGTGGAAGCCAATAGCCTGGAACACGTGCCAATGCAGATTGTGGCAAGTGGACCTAATGAAGCATGGCCGCATTTCGTGTTTACATTCCTTAAAATGATTCACATGGCCAAGTGCAGAATCCTCCTGCAGACTCCTTATTTTATCCCTGAAGAGAGTATGTTGAATGCGCTGCGCATTGCCGCTCTATCGGGCATTGACGTTAGAATCATGATCCCTGAGAAAGCAGACCATATGTTTGTACATTGGGCTTCCTTGTATTATGTAGGTGAATTGCTGCGAGCTGGAGTGAAATGCTACTTATATGATCAAGGCTTCCTTCATGCGAAAACGATCATCGTCGATGGGCAGGTTGCCTCTGTAGGGACGGCCAACTTCGATATTCGCAGCCTTCGGCTGAATTTCGAGACTAACGCCTTGATGTATCATGCGGAGACGGCGAAGAAGCTGGAAAACACGTTCTGGAAGGATATGGACGGCTGTATGGAGCTGACATTGGAGGAATATGATAAGCGGTCCTTACGGATTCGGTTTCTGGAGTCCGTATCGAAATTGGTTTCTCCGATATTGTAA